A stretch of Vibrio aphrogenes DNA encodes these proteins:
- the rhlB gene encoding ATP-dependent RNA helicase RhlB produces MKKTHITEQKFADLDLLPQVIEGLEKKGFEYCTPIQALALPVLLTGQDIAGQAQTGTGKTLAFLTATFNHLLKTAEPEGRAKTQPRAIIMAPTRELAIQIYHDAEGLIESTGLKAALAYGGESYDKQLNKLQDGVDILIGTCGRIIDFYKQKVFNLNNIQAVVLDEADRMFDLGFIKDIRFLFRRMPQPSDRLNMLFSATLSYRVQELAFEHMHNPEHVVVEAAQKTGHRIEEELFYPSNEHKMALLQTLIEEEWPERAIIFANTKHKCEAVWGSLAADGHRVGLLTGDVAQKKRERILEEFTRGDVDFLVATDVAARGLHIPAVTHVFNFDLPDDCEDYVHRIGRTGRAGASGKSISFACEQYAINLPAIEEYIEHSIPMSEYDASALLTDLPPALRLQKRPQTNRRTNTGGNRGNNRNNGSRNNGPRTNNRRPRQPSNTK; encoded by the coding sequence ATGAAAAAGACACACATCACAGAGCAAAAATTCGCCGACTTGGATTTATTACCCCAAGTCATTGAAGGATTGGAGAAAAAAGGGTTCGAATATTGTACCCCTATCCAAGCCTTGGCGTTGCCGGTACTGCTCACCGGCCAAGACATTGCAGGCCAAGCCCAAACGGGCACGGGTAAAACCCTTGCGTTTTTAACTGCGACCTTTAACCATTTGCTCAAAACTGCCGAACCTGAAGGCCGAGCAAAAACACAACCACGTGCGATTATCATGGCACCCACTCGCGAATTGGCTATTCAAATCTATCATGATGCGGAAGGCTTAATCGAGAGTACGGGCTTGAAAGCGGCACTCGCTTACGGTGGTGAAAGCTACGATAAGCAATTAAACAAGCTGCAAGATGGTGTCGATATTTTAATTGGCACTTGTGGTCGTATTATCGACTTCTATAAACAAAAAGTCTTTAACCTCAATAATATCCAAGCAGTTGTACTCGATGAAGCCGACCGCATGTTTGATCTTGGATTTATTAAAGACATTCGTTTCTTATTCCGTCGCATGCCACAGCCTAGCGATCGTCTTAACATGCTTTTCTCTGCTACTTTATCTTACCGAGTCCAGGAACTCGCGTTTGAACACATGCACAATCCTGAGCATGTCGTAGTAGAAGCCGCACAAAAAACCGGCCATCGCATTGAAGAAGAATTATTCTACCCTTCAAATGAACACAAAATGGCGCTTCTTCAGACATTAATTGAAGAAGAGTGGCCTGAACGTGCAATTATTTTTGCCAATACTAAGCATAAATGTGAAGCCGTTTGGGGTAGTCTTGCCGCAGATGGACACCGCGTCGGCTTACTTACCGGCGATGTTGCGCAGAAAAAACGTGAGCGTATTTTAGAAGAATTCACTCGTGGCGATGTTGATTTCCTTGTGGCAACCGATGTTGCAGCGCGTGGTTTACACATCCCAGCCGTGACTCATGTCTTTAACTTTGATCTTCCTGATGATTGTGAAGACTATGTACACCGTATCGGTCGTACTGGCCGCGCAGGTGCTAGTGGTAAATCCATCAGTTTTGCCTGTGAACAATATGCCATTAACTTACCGGCGATTGAAGAGTATATCGAGCACTCGATTCCCATGTCAGAATATGACGCCAGTGCTTTGTTAACAGATTTACCGCCAGCATTACGCTTACAAAAACGTCCACAAACAAACCGCAGAACCAATACTGGCGGTAACCGTGGTAATAATCGTAATAATGGTTCTCGCAATAACGGTCCACGCACCAATAACCGTCGTCCGCGTCAACCAAGTAATACTAAATAA
- a CDS encoding IS3 family transposase has protein sequence MTVQALKHQHKIQHLLQSIGLPKSVYYYQCQVLSTPEPYANEIASIERIFHKHKGRYGYRRIHYALRREGIYLNHKTVQRLMAKLGLKSTVRPKKYRSYKGAIGRIAPNILKRDFKSTKPNEKWVTDVTEFKVAGEKVYLSPIIDLFNQEVVSHTVASSPKLHLVTEMLEKATSKLSQASSLTLHSDQGWQYQHRDYRNKLKEKRINQSMSRKGNCLDNAVAENFFALLKTEMYHGYHFDSAEQLMACIDEYIDYYNNDRIKVKLKGLTPVEYRNQALEAA, from the coding sequence TTGACTGTTCAAGCTCTAAAACACCAACACAAAATCCAGCATTTATTGCAATCCATTGGATTGCCCAAGAGTGTGTATTACTACCAATGCCAAGTGTTGAGCACTCCCGAGCCTTACGCGAATGAGATAGCGAGTATTGAAAGAATATTTCATAAGCATAAAGGTCGATATGGTTATCGACGCATTCATTATGCTTTACGTAGAGAAGGCATCTACTTAAATCATAAAACGGTTCAGCGCTTAATGGCAAAACTAGGGCTAAAATCGACCGTAAGACCGAAGAAATATCGTTCTTATAAAGGTGCGATTGGGCGTATTGCCCCGAATATTCTGAAGCGAGACTTTAAATCGACGAAACCAAATGAAAAATGGGTGACCGATGTGACGGAATTTAAAGTGGCAGGTGAAAAAGTCTATTTATCTCCTATCATCGATTTATTTAATCAAGAAGTCGTTAGTCATACTGTAGCGAGCTCACCTAAATTACATCTCGTGACCGAGATGCTAGAAAAAGCGACGAGTAAGTTAAGTCAAGCGTCCTCGTTAACTTTACATAGTGACCAAGGGTGGCAATACCAACACCGTGATTATCGTAACAAGCTAAAAGAGAAAAGAATAAATCAGAGTATGTCGAGAAAAGGAAACTGTCTTGATAATGCTGTGGCTGAAAACTTCTTCGCACTTTTAAAAACAGAAATGTACCATGGTTACCACTTTGACAGTGCTGAGCAACTTATGGCATGCATTGATGAATATATTGATTATTACAATAACGATCGGATTAAGGTGAAATTAAAAGGCCTAACTCCGGTAGAATACCGAAATCAGGCCTTAGAAGCCGCATAA
- the fre gene encoding NAD(P)H-flavin reductase, with the protein MTIECKVKSIEPLASNTFRILLHPQSPVSFKAGQYLMVVMGEKDKRPFSIASSPCRHLGELELHIGAAEHNAYAIEVVEAMNQAFADGSSIQIDAPHGEAWLQEDNQQPLLLIAGGTGFSYVRSILDHCISQKNTQPIYLYWGAKDSSQLYAMEELHAIAKQHNHVHFVPVIESEENNWAGKIGNVLEAIEQDFESLAEFDIYIAGRFEMAGAARERFTQYKQANRQRMYADAYAFL; encoded by the coding sequence ATGACCATTGAATGTAAAGTAAAATCTATTGAGCCATTAGCAAGTAACACCTTTCGAATCTTGCTGCATCCACAATCTCCCGTTTCTTTTAAAGCAGGGCAGTATTTAATGGTGGTGATGGGGGAAAAGGACAAACGCCCATTTTCAATCGCAAGCAGTCCGTGTCGCCATTTAGGTGAACTTGAATTACATATCGGGGCGGCGGAACATAATGCCTATGCCATTGAAGTAGTTGAAGCAATGAATCAGGCATTTGCAGATGGCAGTAGTATTCAAATTGATGCTCCACATGGAGAGGCATGGTTACAAGAAGATAATCAGCAACCTTTGTTATTGATTGCTGGAGGTACTGGCTTTAGTTATGTGCGTTCAATACTTGATCATTGCATTAGCCAAAAAAACACTCAACCCATTTATTTGTATTGGGGCGCTAAAGACAGTTCTCAGCTTTATGCCATGGAGGAGCTGCACGCGATAGCCAAGCAACATAATCATGTGCATTTTGTTCCGGTCATTGAGTCAGAAGAAAACAACTGGGCAGGAAAGATCGGCAATGTATTAGAAGCGATCGAGCAAGATTTTGAGTCTTTAGCTGAATTTGACATCTATATTGCTGGCCGATTTGAAATGGCAGGAGCAGCGAGAGAACGATTTACTCAATATAAACAAGCTAATCGTCAAAGAATGTATGCTGATGCCTATGCATTTCTATAA
- the rho gene encoding transcription termination factor Rho, producing MNLTELKNRPVSELVALGESLGLENLARLRKQDIIFSILKAHAKGGEDIFGDGVLEILQDGFGFLRSSDSSYLAGPDDIYVSPSQIRRFNLRTGDSVAGKIRPPKDGERYFALLKVNTVNDDRPDNARNKILFENLTPIHPNDRIVMERGNGSTEDITARVLDLASPIGKGQRGLIVAPPKAGKTMLLQNIAQSITHNHPECEVMVLLIDERPEEVTEMQRLVKGEVVASTFDEPASRHVQVAEMVIEKAKRLVEHKKDVVILLDSITRLARAYNTVVPSSGKILTGGVDANALHRPKRFFGAARNVEEGGSLTIIATALVDTGSKMDEVIYEEFKGTGNMELHLNRKIAEKRVFPAIDFNRSGTRREELLTKADELQKMWILRKIVHPMSETDAMEFLIDKLAMTKTNNEFFDAMRRQ from the coding sequence ATGAACCTAACAGAACTGAAAAACAGACCTGTATCTGAGCTTGTTGCGCTTGGTGAAAGCCTAGGTTTGGAAAACTTAGCCCGTTTACGAAAACAAGATATCATTTTTTCCATCCTAAAAGCGCATGCGAAAGGTGGTGAAGATATTTTTGGCGATGGCGTATTAGAAATCTTACAAGATGGTTTTGGCTTCCTTCGTTCATCCGATAGCTCGTACTTAGCGGGTCCTGATGATATTTATGTATCACCAAGCCAGATTCGTCGTTTTAACTTACGTACCGGTGATTCGGTGGCAGGTAAAATTCGACCACCAAAAGACGGTGAACGTTATTTTGCCCTCCTAAAAGTTAATACCGTTAACGATGACCGTCCAGACAACGCCCGCAACAAAATCCTTTTTGAAAACCTCACACCAATTCATCCTAATGATCGCATCGTCATGGAACGTGGTAATGGTTCTACGGAAGACATTACTGCGCGCGTATTGGATTTGGCATCGCCGATTGGTAAAGGTCAACGTGGTTTGATTGTTGCTCCGCCAAAAGCGGGTAAAACCATGTTGCTGCAAAATATTGCACAAAGCATTACTCACAATCACCCTGAATGTGAAGTGATGGTGTTGTTGATTGATGAGCGTCCAGAAGAAGTGACAGAAATGCAACGCTTGGTGAAAGGCGAAGTGGTTGCTTCTACATTTGATGAGCCAGCATCACGTCACGTTCAAGTGGCTGAAATGGTAATCGAAAAAGCTAAACGTTTGGTTGAACACAAAAAAGACGTTGTGATCTTGTTGGATTCAATTACTCGTCTCGCTCGTGCTTATAACACCGTAGTACCGTCATCGGGTAAAATTCTTACAGGTGGTGTGGATGCGAATGCACTACATCGTCCTAAGCGTTTCTTTGGTGCCGCGCGTAATGTGGAAGAAGGTGGCAGCTTAACCATCATCGCCACAGCGTTGGTTGATACTGGCTCTAAGATGGACGAAGTGATCTACGAAGAGTTTAAAGGGACAGGTAACATGGAACTACACTTAAACCGTAAGATTGCGGAAAAACGTGTTTTCCCTGCTATCGACTTTAACCGTTCAGGTACTCGTCGTGAAGAGTTGTTAACTAAAGCCGATGAGCTGCAAAAAATGTGGATCCTACGTAAGATTGTTCACCCTATGAGTGAAACTGATGCGATGGAATTCTTGATTGATAAGCTCGCGATGACCAAAACGAATAATGAGTTTTTTGATGCGATGCGTCGTCAATAA
- the ubiD gene encoding 4-hydroxy-3-polyprenylbenzoate decarboxylase produces the protein MSFRDLRDFIERLERNGLLKRISHPVDPHYEMTEISDRTLRAGGPALLFEHPIGYDMPVLTNLFGTPERVALGMGRERVEELREVGKLLAFLKEPEPPKGFKDALGKLPLFKQVLNMPVKRLRSAACQKIVWQGDEVDLDRIPVMSCWPGDVAPLLTWGLTITKGPNKKRQNLGIYRQQKIAKNKVIMRWLAHRGGALDLRDWMETHPGEPFPVSVAFGADPATILGAVTPIPDTLSEYAFAGLLRGSKTEVVKSISNDLDIPASAELVLEGYIDPQEFADEGPYGDHTGYYNEPEQHHVFTITHITMREQAIYHSTYTGRPPDEPAVLGVALNEVFVPILQKQFPEITDFYLPPEGCSYRMAVVTMKKQYPGHAKRVMMGVWSFLRQFMYTKFVLVCDEDVDARDWSSVSKAMVQHMEPERDTLFIDHTPIDSLDFASPVAGLGSKMGLDITKKWPEEIALSQPQLQSEANKAPLLALDRDELTSEFPEILDVNFPIAAESQQIVFVKITKQQPKQGLDLIARLRAHFIDRVNVKYIVVCDGDVDIKDWNDVIWAITTRIDPSRDSLLLSDEQGSTLGLDATNKLPQEITREWGTPIIKDPQLVAKIDHIWDSLNILPSK, from the coding sequence ATGAGCTTTAGAGATTTACGTGACTTTATTGAACGCTTAGAAAGGAATGGCTTACTTAAGCGAATTTCACATCCTGTTGATCCACATTATGAGATGACCGAAATCAGTGACCGTACTTTACGCGCTGGTGGCCCTGCCTTATTGTTTGAACATCCTATCGGTTATGACATGCCGGTGTTAACCAATCTATTCGGGACACCTGAACGAGTGGCTTTGGGCATGGGGCGTGAGCGAGTGGAGGAATTGCGTGAAGTCGGTAAATTACTGGCCTTTTTAAAAGAACCTGAGCCGCCTAAAGGCTTTAAAGATGCTTTGGGGAAATTACCTCTATTTAAGCAAGTCTTAAACATGCCAGTGAAGAGACTACGTTCAGCCGCTTGTCAAAAAATCGTTTGGCAAGGCGATGAGGTCGATTTAGATCGTATTCCAGTGATGAGCTGTTGGCCTGGTGATGTAGCTCCGCTTTTAACTTGGGGCTTAACGATAACCAAAGGACCAAATAAAAAACGCCAAAACCTAGGGATTTATCGTCAACAAAAGATCGCTAAAAATAAGGTGATTATGCGTTGGCTTGCTCATCGTGGTGGTGCTTTGGATTTGCGAGATTGGATGGAAACCCACCCCGGAGAGCCTTTTCCAGTGTCTGTGGCATTTGGGGCCGATCCGGCAACCATTCTTGGGGCGGTCACACCAATACCGGATACCTTATCAGAGTACGCTTTTGCTGGCTTATTGCGTGGTAGTAAAACTGAAGTCGTAAAATCCATCAGTAATGATCTTGATATCCCTGCGAGCGCGGAATTAGTTTTAGAAGGCTATATTGACCCGCAGGAATTTGCCGATGAAGGGCCATATGGTGATCACACTGGCTATTATAACGAACCAGAACAACACCACGTTTTTACCATCACCCATATTACTATGCGTGAGCAAGCCATTTATCACAGTACGTATACTGGCCGTCCACCGGATGAGCCTGCGGTGCTTGGTGTGGCATTAAATGAAGTGTTCGTGCCTATTTTACAAAAGCAATTTCCTGAAATTACCGACTTTTATCTCCCGCCGGAAGGTTGCTCCTATCGCATGGCGGTAGTGACAATGAAAAAACAATATCCGGGTCATGCCAAAAGGGTGATGATGGGAGTGTGGTCTTTTCTACGTCAATTTATGTACACCAAATTTGTTTTAGTGTGTGATGAAGACGTGGATGCAAGAGATTGGTCAAGTGTTTCAAAAGCCATGGTGCAACACATGGAACCGGAACGAGATACGTTATTTATTGATCATACGCCAATCGACTCTTTGGATTTTGCTTCGCCAGTGGCGGGGCTCGGTTCCAAAATGGGGCTTGATATAACCAAGAAATGGCCAGAGGAAATTGCATTATCACAACCACAATTGCAATCAGAAGCAAATAAGGCTCCTTTATTAGCGTTGGATCGAGATGAATTAACGTCTGAGTTTCCTGAGATCCTTGATGTGAACTTTCCCATTGCAGCAGAGTCTCAACAAATTGTTTTCGTGAAGATCACCAAGCAACAACCCAAACAAGGCCTTGATCTCATCGCGCGTTTGAGAGCTCATTTCATTGACAGAGTTAACGTGAAGTACATCGTTGTGTGTGACGGTGATGTTGATATTAAGGATTGGAATGATGTGATTTGGGCGATCACCACTCGTATTGACCCTTCGCGCGATAGTTTATTGTTGAGCGATGAACAAGGCTCAACCTTAGGGCTTGATGCCACAAATAAATTACCACAAGAAATCACTCGAGAATGGGGAACACCAATTATCAAAGATCCTCAGCTGGTGGCAAAAATCGACCATATTTGGGATAGCTTGAATATCTTGCCATCTAAATGA
- a CDS encoding 2Fe-2S iron-sulfur cluster-binding protein, with product MKHKVWIKPDDIVFEVDSLQTLLSAAQEQGVSLPYRCKLGACMTCLCKKIEGEVEYRLEPMLTQQEQQQGWILPCQAYAKSHLVLMLEE from the coding sequence ATGAAGCATAAAGTATGGATAAAGCCAGATGATATTGTATTTGAAGTCGATTCACTTCAAACCCTATTGTCTGCAGCACAGGAACAAGGAGTAAGTTTGCCGTACCGATGTAAATTAGGTGCTTGCATGACTTGTCTTTGTAAAAAAATAGAAGGGGAAGTGGAATATCGCCTTGAACCTATGTTGACTCAACAAGAGCAGCAACAGGGATGGATATTGCCTTGCCAAGCATACGCAAAAAGTCACTTAGTGTTAATGCTGGAAGAGTGA
- the trxA gene encoding thioredoxin TrxA, with the protein MSDKIMQLSDEGFENDVIKAAGPVLVDFWAEWCGPCKMIAPILDEIADEYEGKLTIGKLNIDQNSGTPPKFGIRGIPTLLLFKDGGVAATKVGALSKTQLKEFLDANL; encoded by the coding sequence ATGAGTGACAAGATTATGCAGCTTTCTGATGAAGGTTTTGAGAATGATGTAATCAAAGCTGCGGGTCCAGTTTTAGTTGATTTCTGGGCAGAGTGGTGCGGTCCTTGCAAAATGATTGCCCCAATTCTTGATGAAATTGCTGATGAATATGAAGGTAAACTGACGATTGGTAAACTGAATATTGATCAGAACTCTGGCACACCACCAAAGTTTGGCATCCGCGGTATTCCAACATTACTGTTGTTCAAAGACGGTGGTGTTGCAGCAACAAAAGTGGGCGCGTTATCGAAAACTCAATTAAAAGAGTTTTTGGATGCAAACTTATAA
- the ilvC gene encoding ketol-acid reductoisomerase has translation MANNYFNTLNLREQLDQLGRCRFMDREEFAQEADYLKGKKIVIVGCGAQGLNQGLNMRDSGLNVAYALRQAAIDEQRQSFKNAKDNGFEVASYEELIPQADLVVNLTPDKQHTNVVETVMPLMKQGAALGYSHGFNIVEEGMQIRKDITVVMVAPKCPGTEVREEYKRGFGVPTLIAVHPENDPQGEGLEIAKAWAAATGGHRAGVLESSFVAEVKSDLMGEQTILCGMLQAGSIVCYEKMVTEGIDPGYAGKLLQYGWETITEALKFGGVTHMMDRLSNPAKVKAFELSEELKELMRPLYNKHMDDIICGEFSRTMMADWANDDKNLLGWREETGQTAFENYPETDVEISEQEYFDNGILMIAMVRAGVELAFEAMTASGIIDESAYYESLHELPLIANTVARKRLYEMNVVISDTAEYGNYLFANVATPLLREKFMPKVGTDVIGKGLGETSNQVDNAQLIEINDALRNHPVEWIGQELRGYMKDMKRIAVGG, from the coding sequence ATGGCTAACAACTACTTCAATACTCTTAATCTACGTGAGCAACTTGATCAACTTGGTCGTTGTCGTTTTATGGACCGTGAAGAATTTGCTCAAGAAGCAGATTACCTAAAAGGCAAGAAGATCGTAATCGTTGGCTGTGGTGCACAAGGTTTGAACCAAGGTCTCAACATGCGTGACTCTGGTTTGAATGTGGCGTATGCCCTTCGCCAAGCAGCGATTGATGAGCAACGTCAATCATTTAAAAATGCTAAAGATAATGGCTTTGAAGTAGCTAGTTATGAAGAACTTATCCCGCAAGCGGACCTTGTGGTGAACCTGACTCCCGATAAGCAACACACCAATGTGGTTGAGACTGTGATGCCTCTAATGAAGCAAGGTGCAGCACTAGGTTACTCGCATGGCTTCAATATTGTAGAAGAAGGTATGCAGATCCGTAAAGACATCACGGTTGTGATGGTGGCACCTAAGTGTCCAGGTACGGAAGTACGTGAAGAATACAAGCGTGGTTTTGGTGTACCAACACTGATTGCAGTGCACCCAGAAAACGATCCTCAAGGTGAAGGTTTAGAAATTGCTAAAGCTTGGGCGGCCGCAACCGGTGGTCATCGCGCTGGGGTGCTAGAGTCTTCTTTTGTCGCAGAAGTTAAATCGGATCTAATGGGTGAGCAAACTATCCTATGCGGTATGCTGCAAGCGGGCTCTATCGTGTGTTATGAGAAGATGGTTACAGAAGGTATTGACCCAGGTTATGCCGGTAAACTGCTGCAGTACGGCTGGGAAACCATTACGGAAGCCTTGAAGTTTGGTGGCGTGACCCACATGATGGATCGTTTATCAAACCCAGCCAAAGTGAAAGCATTTGAATTATCAGAAGAGCTTAAAGAGCTAATGCGTCCGCTTTATAACAAGCACATGGATGACATTATTTGTGGTGAGTTCTCTCGCACTATGATGGCAGATTGGGCCAATGACGATAAAAACCTATTAGGCTGGCGTGAAGAAACGGGCCAAACTGCATTTGAAAACTACCCTGAAACAGACGTAGAGATTTCAGAACAAGAATATTTCGATAATGGCATTCTTATGATTGCGATGGTGCGCGCTGGGGTTGAGTTAGCGTTTGAAGCGATGACGGCCTCTGGCATCATCGATGAATCGGCTTATTATGAATCACTACATGAATTGCCATTGATTGCCAATACGGTTGCTCGTAAACGTCTTTATGAAATGAATGTGGTCATTTCAGATACTGCTGAATACGGTAACTACCTTTTTGCGAATGTCGCAACACCATTATTGCGTGAGAAATTCATGCCGAAAGTGGGTACAGATGTGATTGGTAAAGGGCTAGGTGAAACCAGCAACCAAGTGGATAATGCGCAGTTAATTGAAATTAATGATGCACTACGTAACCATCCTGTTGAATGGATTGGCCAGGAGCTACGTGGTTACATGAAGGATATGAAACGTATCGCAGTCGGTGGCTAA
- the gppA gene encoding guanosine-5'-triphosphate,3'-diphosphate diphosphatase has product MSDTVSSPLYAAIDLGSNSFHMLVVRHIEGSVQTMAKIKRKVRLANGLDQNNYLSQEAMQRGWDCLSLFAERLQDIPAGNIRIVGTAALRSATNVDVFVKKANQILGHPVDIISGEEEAATIYKGVAHTSGGLGHRLVVDIGGASTELIIGREFEAKALVSLSMGCVTWLDNYFHDRQLTHTNFENAILAAKATLSPILERYTELGWDVCVGASGTVQALQEIMLAQGMDEIITLAKLKRLQKQAMMASHLEELEIEGLTLERALVFPSGLSILIAIFESLHIDSMTLAGGALREGLVYEMIGEMRQSNIRQRTITSVQQRYQVDRQYGAQVAQVAKQLLEQCGHQDWIPEAQAEFLLQSAAELHEIGLSIDFKKGGQHGAYLLQNLDLPGFTLAQKHFLAELVRRYRDQLSSLPEQHALSGQSCKRLLRLLRLSVLLTHRRSAHLQPEFELQAEGDQLTLKMDAQWLQHNPLTQAELEIEANRQSDIGWPLTLSSL; this is encoded by the coding sequence ATGAGCGATACAGTTTCTTCACCTCTTTACGCCGCCATTGATCTTGGCTCCAACAGTTTTCATATGTTGGTGGTCCGTCATATTGAAGGCAGCGTACAAACCATGGCAAAGATAAAGCGTAAAGTACGTTTAGCTAATGGCTTAGATCAAAATAATTATTTAAGCCAAGAAGCCATGCAGCGAGGTTGGGACTGTTTAAGCTTATTTGCTGAGCGCTTACAAGATATTCCGGCTGGCAATATTCGTATTGTTGGCACCGCGGCATTACGCTCAGCAACCAATGTGGATGTGTTTGTCAAAAAAGCCAATCAAATTCTAGGGCATCCCGTCGATATCATTTCCGGTGAAGAAGAAGCTGCCACCATTTATAAAGGGGTGGCACATACTTCAGGTGGTTTAGGCCATCGCTTAGTGGTTGATATCGGCGGAGCCAGTACTGAACTGATCATTGGCCGAGAATTTGAAGCCAAGGCTCTAGTAAGTTTATCGATGGGCTGCGTAACCTGGTTGGATAACTATTTCCATGACCGCCAGCTTACGCATACTAATTTTGAAAACGCTATCCTCGCAGCAAAAGCTACACTCTCTCCCATCTTAGAACGTTATACCGAGCTAGGTTGGGATGTCTGTGTGGGTGCAAGTGGCACCGTGCAAGCGCTCCAAGAAATCATGCTTGCACAAGGAATGGATGAAATCATCACCCTAGCTAAGCTCAAACGCTTACAAAAACAAGCCATGATGGCGAGCCATTTGGAAGAGCTTGAAATCGAAGGCCTCACTTTAGAGAGAGCATTAGTCTTCCCAAGTGGTTTATCCATTTTAATTGCTATTTTTGAAAGTTTACACATTGACTCAATGACCTTAGCAGGTGGCGCACTACGTGAAGGTTTAGTGTATGAAATGATTGGTGAAATGCGCCAATCGAACATTCGCCAAAGAACCATCACCAGTGTCCAGCAACGTTATCAAGTCGACCGTCAATATGGTGCTCAAGTGGCACAAGTGGCAAAACAATTACTGGAACAATGTGGGCATCAAGATTGGATTCCAGAAGCTCAAGCCGAATTTCTTCTACAATCGGCGGCCGAATTACACGAAATTGGCTTAAGTATTGATTTTAAAAAAGGTGGTCAACACGGCGCTTATTTATTACAAAACTTAGATCTCCCAGGGTTTACTCTGGCTCAAAAACATTTTTTAGCCGAGCTGGTAAGACGCTATCGTGATCAATTATCGTCGCTACCTGAGCAACATGCTTTATCTGGGCAAAGCTGTAAGCGACTACTTAGGTTACTACGACTGTCAGTATTATTGACTCATCGTCGCAGTGCCCACCTTCAGCCTGAGTTCGAATTACAGGCAGAGGGTGATCAGTTAACCTTAAAAATGGATGCTCAGTGGCTGCAACATAACCCATTAACGCAAGCCGAATTAGAAATTGAAGCGAACCGTCAATCTGATATTGGTTGGCCGC
- the ilvY gene encoding HTH-type transcriptional activator IlvY, whose protein sequence is MNIKTLQLFLHLCSSQSFAQSATAMHISPSALSRQIQKLEQQIGKPLFVRDNRRVELTEAGKKLLDVASQISNQWQQFCIDIQDDNQELSGEIRLFCSVTASFSHLPQLLRDFRLSYPKVELKLSTGDPALAIERLLVDEADIVVCAMPSHLPARLCFQPIGDIPLSVIAPTGPSSFSTELQKEQPQWEHIPFIIPITGTARERSNAWFKKMKFKPTIYSQTSGGHEAIVSMVALGLGVGIAPDVVINNSPVKDKVQRLNVEPISPFQLGVCCHESQLNNPLIKALWQIAQTKFIK, encoded by the coding sequence ATGAATATCAAAACCTTACAGCTATTTTTACATTTGTGCAGTAGCCAAAGCTTTGCCCAATCCGCCACAGCGATGCACATTAGTCCTTCGGCATTAAGTCGACAAATCCAAAAATTAGAACAACAAATAGGAAAACCCTTGTTTGTACGAGATAATCGACGGGTAGAACTCACCGAAGCTGGTAAGAAATTACTCGATGTTGCCAGCCAAATCTCCAATCAATGGCAACAATTTTGTATCGACATTCAAGATGATAACCAAGAGCTCAGTGGAGAGATCCGCCTATTTTGTTCGGTAACGGCTAGCTTTAGCCACCTTCCACAATTACTCAGAGACTTCAGGCTATCTTATCCAAAAGTTGAACTCAAACTCTCTACAGGCGATCCAGCGCTTGCCATTGAACGGCTTTTAGTCGATGAGGCAGATATTGTCGTCTGTGCTATGCCAAGCCATCTTCCTGCTAGGCTGTGTTTCCAACCGATAGGAGATATTCCCTTATCGGTGATTGCTCCTACTGGACCGAGTAGCTTCAGTACTGAGTTACAAAAAGAACAGCCCCAATGGGAACACATACCTTTTATCATCCCAATCACAGGTACAGCACGGGAAAGAAGTAATGCCTGGTTTAAGAAAATGAAGTTTAAGCCTACTATTTATAGCCAAACATCGGGGGGACATGAAGCGATTGTCAGTATGGTTGCATTAGGATTGGGAGTCGGAATTGCACCAGATGTGGTGATCAATAATAGCCCAGTGAAAGATAAGGTACAGCGATTGAATGTTGAGCCCATCTCCCCCTTTCAATTAGGAGTATGCTGTCATGAAAGCCAACTCAATAATCCTCTCATTAAAGCATTGTGGCAAATCGCTCAAACAAAGTTTATTAAATAA